The following coding sequences are from one Asterias amurensis chromosome 8, ASM3211899v1 window:
- the LOC139940770 gene encoding juvenile hormone acid O-methyltransferase-like, which translates to MNFSASSDYCGDARVIQRTIITHNKKKLTFSPEDTVLDVGCGTGEDTKLTALKVGKVTGIDPSKEMLDFAMKNNSSSNITYLLEDAQTVGDNPDLRGKFDKVACFHVLHWVPDVIKALGSICDCLKPGGEALIIMTNNDENFLPFKADRFLEAHIKWGQYTKGCKTAIRLWSKSIPATEDVLRSCGYANAHCEVQEHVIDLSEKQMKLFFKTIMKQLSEIPENEREECLEDLWVWVQTLYQPSLGGQTGSIAVPKWFMVMHAKK; encoded by the exons ATGAATTTTAGTGCCAGCAGTGATTACTGTGGCGACGCCAGGGTCATTCAACGAACAATCATAACGCACAacaagaagaagctgacatttTCACCCGAGGATACCGTGCTAGACGTGGGATGTGGTACCGGTGAAGATACCAAATTAACGGCGCTCAAAGTCGGCAAAGTAACAG GAATTGATCCATCCAAAGAAATGTTGGACTTTGCTATGAAAAACAATTCATCCTCCAACATCACATATCTGCTGGAAGACGCACAGACTGTCGGTGACAATCCTGATCTGCGCGGGAAATTTGACAAAGTTGCTTGTTTCCATGTTCTCCATTGGGTTCCTGACGTCATCAAGGCACTTGGGAGTATTTGTGATTGTCTGAAACCGGGAGGGGAAGCTCTAATCATCATGACCAACAACGATGAAAACTTTTTACCCTTTAAGGCGGATCGGTTCTTGGAAGCCCATATAAAATGGGGTCAATATACAAAG GGCTGTAAAACTGCGATTCGACTGTGGAGTAAGTCGATACCAGCCACTGAGGATGTACTCCGATCGTGTGGTTATGCAAATGCCCATTGTGAAGTCCAGGAACACGTCATAGACCTATCTGAGAAGCAAATGAAAT TGTTTTTCAAGACGATAATGAAGCAACTTTCGGAGATTCCCGAGAATGAACGAGAGGAATGTCTGGAAGATTTGTGGGTCTGGGTGCAGACTCTCTACCAACCATCACTCGGTGGCCAGACTGGAAGTATCGCAGTCCCCAAATGGTTCATGGTTATGCATGCAAAGAAATGA
- the LOC139940969 gene encoding juvenile hormone acid O-methyltransferase-like isoform X1 yields the protein MNFSASSDYCGDARISQHTVITHNKKKLTFSLEDTVLDVGCGTGEDTKLTALKVGKVTGIDPSKEMLDFAMKNNSSSNITYLLEDAQTVGDNPDLRGKFDKAICFHVLHWVPDVIKALGSICDCLKPGGEALIIMDNQYDNFVPFEADRFLEDHIKWGQYTKGCKTAIRLWNKSIPATEDVLRLCGYANAHCEVQEHVIDLSEKQMKLFFKTIMKQISKIPENEREECLEDLWVWVQTRFQPSLGGQTGSIAVPKWFMVMYAKK from the exons ATGAATTTTTCTGCCAGCAGTGATTACTGTGGCGACGCCAGGATTAGTCAACATACAGTCATAACGCACAacaagaagaagctgacatttTCACTCGAGGATACCGTGCTAGACGTTGGATGTGGTACCGGTGAAGATACCAAATTAACGGCGCTCAAAGTCGGCAAAGTCACAG gaATTGATCCGTCCAAAGAAATGTTGGACTTTGCTATGAAAAACAATTCCTCCTCCAACATTACGTATCTGCTGGAAGACGCACAGACTGTCGGTGACAATCCTGATCTGCGCGGGAAATTTGACAAAGCTATTTGTTTTCATGTTCTCCATTGGGTTCCTGACGTCATCAAGGCACTTGGTAGCATTTGTGATTGTCTGAAACCGGGAGGGGAAGCTCTCATCATCATGGACAACCAGTATGACAACTTCGTACCATTTGAGGCGGATCGGTTCTTGGAAGATCATATAAAATGGGGGCAATACACAAAG GGCTGTAAAACTGCGATTCGACTGTGGAATAAATCGATACCAGCCACTGAGGATGTACTCCGGTTGTGTGGTTATGCAAATGCCCATTGTGAGGTCCAGGAACACGTCATAGACCTATCTGAGAAGCAAATGAAAT TGTTTTTCAAGACGATAATGAAGCAAATTTCCAAAATTCCCGAGAATGAACGAGAGGAATGTTTAGAAGATTTGTGGGTCTGGGTCCAGACTCGCTTCCAACCATCACTCGGGGGCCAGACTGGAAGTATCGCAGTCCCAAAGTGGTTCATGGTTATGTATGCAAAGAAATGA